Within Elusimicrobiota bacterium, the genomic segment GCTGTTTCCATAGGCCGATCACAACCGCGTAGATGTTTAAAAGCATGCCGCAGAAAATCGAAAGCAACAGAAATAGAGTAAATGTTTTTAATTTCAGTGCCCCGGCTGCATACAAGAGAGGGATGGAGCAGTAGCCGGCCGCCTCGATGAGCGGACCGAGAAATTCAAATAAAAATTGATAAGGCATACCGAAGATTCCGACCATGCCGTACGCCGGATTAAGAATCATGCCTCGGTGGATGAAGAGCACCTGGGCCAAGCCACGGTACCAGCGGTTGCGCTGGCGGCCGAAGTCGCGCAAGGTCGCGGGCGCCTGTGACCAGGTGATGGGATGCGGCAGAAACAAAAGGCCCGACGGCAGATTTTTTTCACGGCAATACCGGTGCAGGCGCACCACGATTTCCATGTCTTCGCATACGGTTTCGCGCCCACGGGCGTATTCCCGGGCGATGCGCACGTCAAGGCGCCGGGTCAGGAATCCGCCGGCTTTCATCAGGATGTCCTTTCGAAAAACCGCGAAAACGCCGGAGAGAATGACCAGGCTGTCCAAAGCGGCCAAGGCTGTGCGCCCGGCGGTGAATGAGCGCATGTATTCCACCATTTGAAACATGAGCAAGGGCTCTTTCGGCAGTTCGAGTTTGACCACGCGTCCGTTTTCAACCTGGGAGCCGTTGGCAATGCCGACTTGTCCGCCGCAGGCGAAGTAACGATCGGGATCCTGGGTCCAAAGCCGCATGATTTCAAGCAGCGTGTCGTTGTTCATTAAAGAATCGGCATCCATGGAACAGACATAATCCGATGTTGCGGCGTTGAGCGCGCAGTTTAAAGCATCCGACTTGCCGGCGTTTTCTTTGTCGATGAGAATCAGGCGTTTGACGCCGCGGCCTGCGGCGGCCGGCGCTTCATAAAAACCCAAGATACCGGCCACGGGGATCGTTTTTTGGTAACCCACATCGCGGCGGGTGAAGTTGAAAGCCGACTTTAAAACGTCCAGAGTCCGGTCCGTGGAGCCGTCGTTGACGACAATGATTTCAAAATGAGGGTAATTGAGCGCGGCCAGCGACTTGATGTTTTCCGTGATGGTTTGCTCTTCGTTAAAAGCCGGGACAAGCAGGCTGATCGCGGGCAGGGCATGGCCGGAGCTTTGTTTGCGCCGGTCATGCAATGCCTTGAGGCTTAAAAAAAAACGTACGCGCATCCAAGCCACGCTCAGGAGCAGAAAATTCGTTGCGTTGTAAATCAAAAAATAAACCAGAACGATCGTTTCCCAAGTTCTTAAGGCCCAAATCACCGGTTACTCGATTTTGAGATTAAGCCAGCGGATGGCCGTGCGCACCGCCTCCGTCGGGTCGTTGGCCAGAGCCGCCAGGGCATTCTTGACTGCCGGGTCTTGAATGTCGCCCAGCAAACGGACGGCCTCCAGGCGGACTTGTCCGGCGGGATCGTTTAAGGCGTCCAATAAATTTTTTAAGTATTTCCGGCCATCGAGCGCGGCTAAGATTTTCAAGGCATCGATTCGTTTCTCCGGACTCAAATCGTTTTTAAGGACGCCTTGGAGCTCCAAGATAAAGCCGTCTTTTTCAACGCGCTCGATAAAGGCTTGACGGTCCATCTGGGCGAGCCCGGCCATGGTTTCGGCGGCTTCCTGGGCGATGTCCGCGACGCCGTGGCGCCAGAGAGAAAGCAGGCTTTGGATTCTGACTTCGACATGCTGGTCGCGCAGAAGCCGCCCCAGTATTTGCGCCGGCCGGGCGTCGTCGGCCAAGCGTTTTTTGCCCAAAATTCTGGCGACTTCCAATCGAACGGCGGGCGAAGGGTCCTCTGTTTTGGCGGCCAATGCCTCCATCATTGAGCCGTCCAATTGACGCCCCAGGCCTTGGATGACCGCGATGCGCACGTTTTCCTGGGGATCGTCCAAATAAGAGAAGAGTTCTTTTTTGGCCAAAAATCCGTTGTGCGCGGCCCATCGGGCGGCGGTGGATCTGACCTCGGCGTCCTGAGCGCGCAAGAAATTAAGAAAAAGAGAGGCCGACTCTTTGTGGCCGATGCGTCCCAACGCCGAAAGCAGGCCGAGCAATTGGTATTTAGGCGTCTGTTCATTGACAAGGGCCGACAGCTCTTGCGCTTTGTCTTCAAAGAAGCGCCCCGCGAGTTCGGCCGCGGCTTCGCGCACCCAATCGTTCGGGTTGTTCAATAGAGGCAGGAGAACCTGGCGGGATTCGCCGAGCTCTCTGGGATTGAGCTCTTGAAGCTGGGCGATCGCCCGGCGGCGGACCAAATCGCTTGGGTCGCGAACAGCCCGGGCGAGTTTTTCCAGGACCATGGAGCCCGGCAGCAATTCGCTGATCGTTTTAAGCGCCTGAGCCCGGACATCGGCGGAGGGATCGCCCTGAAGGGTGTTTTCGACCAAAGCCGGCGCCCGTTCATCTTTGAGCAGAAGCAGGGCTTCGAGCGCGCGCAGCCGGTCTTCGGGCCGGCGGCTTGACAAGAGAAGCTCGGCATAATGATCGGCGATTTTACGGCGGTCGCCGTGGGAGGCCAGGTAAACCTGCATATCCAAAGAAACGGCCGTGAAAAAACGCCGGCGAATGTCAAAGGGCAGGGATTGGAGCATGCGCCGGCAGAGGGGTCCCAGCTTCTGGTCGTAGAGCGCTCCCAAGGCGTCGCGGAAAACGCCCTTGTCTTCCATTAACGCCAGTCCCAGAAGTCCGGCGGTTCGCGAGGATTCATCCTCGCGTTTCATCTCAAACCATGCGCGCAGGCTTTTTTTGTGCCGAGCCCGGTCTTCAGCGGGAAGCAATCCGGCTAGGGCGCCCAGCATCAGCGCGGTTCTCTGGCTGACGAAAAGATCCGGGTCATCCAGGTGATCGGCGATCAGAGGGAGCGATTCCGTGTCGTTTGATTTGCCGATGGCATTGACGACCGCGGCGCGCACCCGTTCGTTGGGGTCGGCGAGGAAATCCTTCAACAGTTTGGCCGTATTTTCCGAGCGAAAATTGCCCAAGGCGCCGGCCGCGGCCGCGCGCACCAGAGGCTCTTTGTCTTGCAAAAAGCCCACCAGCGTGGCGTAGCCGCGCTCATCCCCGATCAAGCCCAGGGTCCAAGCGATGCCGGCTTTTGTTTTTGTTTCTTTGATCGGCAGCGAGGGCAACGCTTTGATGATGACATCGGTTTCGATCTTGGATAAAGCATCGGCGATATCGTCGCGGTATGTTTCATCCGCTTTCTCAAAGGCTCGCACCAGGGGCGCGAGAATCTCGGGCCAGGCAAAATTTCCAAGGCTGCGCACCGCCATGGAGCGCACATCGGGCGAGGGATCGTTGACGGCATCGAGCAAGGCTTGGCATATCCCTCGGGCCACGCTGTCATCGGGTTCGCCTCTACGGCGGCCTAACGCCAGGGCCGCTTCTTTGCGGACGTCCGGGCTTGAGTCCTTTAGGGCTGCGACAAGGATGTCCGCAGCTTGCACGGCAGGAATGAAGCCTAATAGATTAACGGCAGCTTGGCGGACGCACTCGTCATGATCCTTGGCCAACGGCATGATTTCCGGCAGGATGCTCATCAAGCTCTGTGAAGAAAAATGGATCAGCGCCTTGATGATTCCGGCGCGTTCTTTGGTTTTTTCTTTGAGGGATCGCAGGATGACCGGCAGCGCTTTTTCTTCCCCCAGCGTCACGAGCGCTTCAACGGCGAGGAACCGGACTTCCGCATCGGCGTCGGTCATGGCGGTTTCGATCAACGCGTCGAAGCTCCTGGGCTGGCGCGCTTCCCTTAAAATTCGGCAAATTTCAAAGCGGATCTCAGCGTCGGGATGTTTGAGGGAACGGCAAAGGGTTTCCACGACGCCGGATTTGGCCATGATCAAAAGAATGTTCAGGGCGCGCGCGCGGATTGTTTCGTTGCTTAAGCTTTCGATCAGAGCCGCCGCCGCTTGAATTTTTTCAAGGCCGGAGGCGGCCAGCGCCCGGCTGTGCGCGTCGCCGCGTTCCAGGGTTTCAAAAAAAATGGGGGCGGCGTTCGGGCCCATGGCGGCGAGGGCTTCCATGGCGCGGTGTTTGGTGGTTTCATCAAGCTCGATCAGCGCTTGACCCAAGGCGGAAATAGCGGACTCA encodes:
- a CDS encoding glycosyltransferase family 2 protein — translated: MIWALRTWETIVLVYFLIYNATNFLLLSVAWMRVRFFLSLKALHDRRKQSSGHALPAISLLVPAFNEEQTITENIKSLAALNYPHFEIIVVNDGSTDRTLDVLKSAFNFTRRDVGYQKTIPVAGILGFYEAPAAAGRGVKRLILIDKENAGKSDALNCALNAATSDYVCSMDADSLMNNDTLLEIMRLWTQDPDRYFACGGQVGIANGSQVENGRVVKLELPKEPLLMFQMVEYMRSFTAGRTALAALDSLVILSGVFAVFRKDILMKAGGFLTRRLDVRIAREYARGRETVCEDMEIVVRLHRYCREKNLPSGLLFLPHPITWSQAPATLRDFGRQRNRWYRGLAQVLFIHRGMILNPAYGMVGIFGMPYQFLFEFLGPLIEAAGYCSIPLLYAAGALKLKTFTLFLLLSIFCGMLLNIYAVVIGLWKQRGFEQQEALSLFRYRGLKNALKLIIYAALSMLGYRQLQLFYQLQGFKDFLLGSQTWGKFKRQKFKTA
- a CDS encoding HEAT repeat domain-containing protein is translated as METLLLWTVALIAAAIVIAITLLGVSTVARRYRQQRFERQKKACERLLAGMLSETSQRTTAAILELKNSFPQETIEQILNKYLLERGSSDKSLAEIYEATGILDRYIRQFQEGERWTDRALAAQKLGEMGHPNAVIPLITAISNPAEEDAVKNEAMFSLGRIRDPRAIPYLIQGLSSNNPTAAQPIANALLSYGEDAVAGLCECLNKSTDENQRFWSARALGLIGSAAAVPMLAIALRDHSDRVREAAAGALGNVKAVLAVADLRIALLRDPVLRVRERAAEALGLIADESAISALGQALIELDETTKHRAMEALAAMGPNAAPIFFETLERGDAHSRALAASGLEKIQAAAALIESLSNETIRARALNILLIMAKSGVVETLCRSLKHPDAEIRFEICRILREARQPRSFDALIETAMTDADAEVRFLAVEALVTLGEEKALPVILRSLKEKTKERAGIIKALIHFSSQSLMSILPEIMPLAKDHDECVRQAAVNLLGFIPAVQAADILVAALKDSSPDVRKEAALALGRRRGEPDDSVARGICQALLDAVNDPSPDVRSMAVRSLGNFAWPEILAPLVRAFEKADETYRDDIADALSKIETDVIIKALPSLPIKETKTKAGIAWTLGLIGDERGYATLVGFLQDKEPLVRAAAAGALGNFRSENTAKLLKDFLADPNERVRAAVVNAIGKSNDTESLPLIADHLDDPDLFVSQRTALMLGALAGLLPAEDRARHKKSLRAWFEMKREDESSRTAGLLGLALMEDKGVFRDALGALYDQKLGPLCRRMLQSLPFDIRRRFFTAVSLDMQVYLASHGDRRKIADHYAELLLSSRRPEDRLRALEALLLLKDERAPALVENTLQGDPSADVRAQALKTISELLPGSMVLEKLARAVRDPSDLVRRRAIAQLQELNPRELGESRQVLLPLLNNPNDWVREAAAELAGRFFEDKAQELSALVNEQTPKYQLLGLLSALGRIGHKESASLFLNFLRAQDAEVRSTAARWAAHNGFLAKKELFSYLDDPQENVRIAVIQGLGRQLDGSMMEALAAKTEDPSPAVRLEVARILGKKRLADDARPAQILGRLLRDQHVEVRIQSLLSLWRHGVADIAQEAAETMAGLAQMDRQAFIERVEKDGFILELQGVLKNDLSPEKRIDALKILAALDGRKYLKNLLDALNDPAGQVRLEAVRLLGDIQDPAVKNALAALANDPTEAVRTAIRWLNLKIE